From Pelosinus fermentans DSM 17108, the proteins below share one genomic window:
- the ilvA gene encoding threonine ammonia-lyase, producing MLKQNNSIFHVANSRVSIEDIYAAEKKLQGIIKKTELIESPVFSNECGNLVFIKPENLQVTGAFKIRGAFNKLSKLSDEEKSRGVIASSAGNHAQGIGYAAQLLGIKATVVMPATTPIIKVEATRNYGANVVLYGDSYDEAYKKARELETEHNYVFVHPFDDLDVILGQGTVALEILNQLEDVDEILVPIGGGGLASGIAFAAKMLKPSIRIIGVEPEGACCMKKSLAENQVIELERVDTIADGAAVKRAGTLTFEFIREFVDEVIAVSDFDIAEAILLLIEKHKLITEGAGALSLAGLKKLSSKNKKIVCLVSGGNIDILTISAIINKALVFRGRLFCFTINLPDKPGELLHVAKIISELNANVIKLDHNQSKVMDSFKQVQLEVTVETNGHSHVEEIEAAFQRNSIEIQKIY from the coding sequence ATGTTGAAGCAAAATAATAGCATTTTTCATGTAGCTAATTCTCGTGTATCGATTGAAGATATTTATGCTGCAGAAAAAAAATTACAAGGTATAATCAAAAAAACAGAGCTCATTGAAAGCCCAGTGTTTAGTAATGAGTGTGGAAATCTGGTATTCATTAAACCAGAGAACCTACAAGTTACAGGTGCATTCAAAATCCGCGGAGCCTTTAATAAGTTGAGTAAGTTAAGTGATGAGGAAAAAAGCAGGGGAGTCATCGCTTCCTCAGCGGGAAATCATGCCCAGGGGATTGGCTATGCAGCTCAATTACTAGGTATTAAGGCTACTGTTGTGATGCCTGCAACCACGCCCATTATTAAAGTGGAAGCTACAAGAAATTATGGAGCAAATGTTGTATTATACGGCGATAGTTATGATGAAGCTTATAAAAAAGCCAGAGAACTGGAGACCGAACATAACTATGTTTTCGTGCATCCCTTTGATGATTTGGATGTAATTCTTGGTCAAGGTACAGTAGCTTTGGAAATTTTGAATCAATTAGAAGATGTTGACGAGATTTTAGTTCCTATAGGCGGAGGCGGTTTAGCAAGTGGCATTGCATTTGCGGCGAAAATGCTAAAGCCAAGTATCAGAATTATCGGAGTTGAGCCAGAAGGTGCATGCTGCATGAAAAAGTCTTTGGCTGAGAATCAAGTAATAGAGCTGGAGAGAGTGGATACCATAGCAGACGGTGCTGCTGTAAAAAGGGCAGGTACATTAACTTTCGAATTTATCAGAGAGTTTGTTGACGAAGTCATTGCTGTTTCTGATTTTGACATTGCAGAAGCAATACTGCTTTTAATCGAAAAGCATAAGCTGATTACGGAAGGAGCAGGGGCGCTGTCCTTGGCTGGTTTAAAGAAATTGTCTTCCAAGAATAAAAAAATCGTTTGTTTAGTCAGTGGCGGTAATATTGATATTTTAACGATTTCGGCTATCATTAATAAGGCCTTAGTATTTAGAGGAAGGCTATTTTGTTTTACCATCAATTTACCCGACAAACCAGGAGAATTATTACATGTGGCAAAAATTATCTCTGAATTAAATGCAAACGTAATAAAACTGGATCATAATCAATCCAAAGTGATGGACAGCTTTAAGCAGGTTCAGCTGGAAGTTACTGTAGAGACAAATGGACATAGTCATGTAGAGGAAATTGAAGCTGCTTTTCAGCGAAATAGCATTGAGATTCAAAAGATTTACTAA
- a CDS encoding alanine--tRNA ligase-related protein, which produces MTVKKLFWKDPYLKQCTATIMTVDGNRITLDQTIVFAFSGGQASDSGTIHGYAVLTAQKVAKEIIYEIDVSHDLQVGQQVNVVIDWDKRYRIMKLHFAAEIVLELMVQNFNNPKKIGANIMEEKARVDFEWCGNISEVLPLLQKKMEEIINSNSPILSCFSDEEREIRYWEIKGFGKVPCGGTHIKNTGEIGAVLLKRGKRLGANKERIEIYLR; this is translated from the coding sequence ATGACTGTGAAAAAGTTATTTTGGAAAGATCCTTACTTAAAACAATGTACTGCAACGATAATGACTGTCGATGGTAATCGTATTACTCTTGACCAGACAATCGTGTTTGCTTTTTCTGGCGGCCAGGCATCGGATTCGGGGACCATTCATGGTTATGCTGTGTTAACAGCCCAAAAAGTTGCAAAAGAAATTATTTATGAGATTGATGTATCCCATGATTTGCAAGTGGGACAGCAAGTGAATGTGGTTATTGACTGGGATAAACGTTATAGAATCATGAAACTTCATTTTGCCGCAGAAATTGTACTGGAGCTGATGGTTCAAAATTTTAATAATCCTAAAAAAATCGGCGCCAATATAATGGAAGAAAAAGCAAGAGTGGATTTTGAGTGGTGTGGAAATATTTCAGAGGTCTTGCCCTTATTGCAAAAGAAGATGGAGGAAATTATTAATTCCAATTCTCCCATTTTAAGTTGTTTTAGTGATGAAGAGCGGGAAATCAGATATTGGGAAATCAAAGGTTTTGGCAAAGTTCCTTGTGGCGGAACTCATATAAAAAATACTGGTGAAATAGGCGCTGTCTTGCTAAAAAGAGGAAAACGTCTTGGTGCTAATAAAGAAAGAATTGAGATCTATTTACGCTAA
- a CDS encoding sigma-54 interaction domain-containing protein, which yields MNSQYPLPIEEFRSYLEADQSEKVIESFQQLLTLYELQQARLEALLDTVNEAVCIIDESDKVVVWNHHAELLYGIAADEIIGRPIEGFFSNLMLTKVMKERRTVHEQYHTPCPDTHVLINARPVKLSGQVIGGVCAERDITEVVQLNQKLSQTHQEVQTLKQEIDKIHSQSDSFSTVYGHSAAIREAVSIARRVAATAVPVLLRGESGTGKELFARAIHDASQFTGPFIAINCGAISPNLFESELFGYQPGAFTGADRKGKVGLLEQANGGTLLLDELGDMPKDMQVKLLRVLQDKSFYRVGGSKAIHIDVRIIAATHRNLEEMIKNGEFREDLYYRLNVVAVSLPSLRDRLDDIPELVHKGVLHYGTIHNKKISKVNPALMASFIQYPWPGNIRELFNVLERLVILADSDQLGIDNLPATFCQLDFPMESIDPCAMEGSLLEKTISLEKEVIAKVLAEFHFNKAAAAKKLGIPRSTLYYKMQKLGLECQ from the coding sequence ATGAATTCTCAGTATCCTTTGCCGATTGAGGAATTTCGCAGTTATCTTGAAGCAGACCAATCAGAAAAAGTAATAGAGAGTTTTCAGCAGCTTTTAACCTTATATGAATTGCAGCAGGCTAGGCTGGAAGCACTATTAGATACAGTTAATGAGGCGGTATGCATTATTGATGAATCAGATAAAGTAGTAGTGTGGAATCATCATGCTGAGCTTTTATATGGAATTGCCGCTGATGAAATTATTGGGCGTCCTATCGAAGGTTTCTTTTCCAATTTAATGCTAACTAAAGTGATGAAAGAACGCCGCACCGTGCATGAACAATACCACACTCCTTGTCCTGATACTCATGTATTAATTAACGCAAGACCTGTGAAGTTATCTGGTCAGGTGATCGGCGGAGTTTGTGCGGAACGGGATATTACAGAAGTAGTGCAGCTAAATCAAAAACTATCCCAGACTCATCAGGAAGTACAAACCCTAAAACAAGAAATTGATAAAATTCATTCCCAGTCAGATTCCTTTTCGACGGTTTATGGTCATAGTGCCGCTATTCGCGAAGCGGTTAGTATTGCCAGGCGTGTTGCAGCAACGGCGGTTCCAGTATTACTGCGTGGAGAAAGCGGCACAGGAAAAGAATTATTTGCCCGTGCTATTCATGATGCCAGTCAATTTACGGGTCCCTTTATTGCTATAAACTGTGGAGCGATTTCTCCTAATCTATTTGAAAGTGAATTGTTTGGCTATCAGCCCGGTGCATTTACGGGAGCTGACCGCAAAGGAAAAGTGGGGTTATTAGAGCAAGCGAATGGAGGAACTCTCTTACTCGATGAGCTGGGAGATATGCCTAAAGACATGCAGGTAAAGCTACTAAGAGTTCTGCAGGATAAGAGTTTCTATCGTGTGGGCGGCAGCAAAGCGATTCATATTGATGTTCGTATTATTGCTGCTACCCACCGCAATTTAGAAGAAATGATTAAGAACGGTGAATTTCGCGAGGATCTATATTATCGTTTGAATGTAGTGGCGGTATCCCTGCCTTCATTGCGTGACAGGTTAGATGATATACCCGAATTAGTTCATAAGGGTGTTTTGCATTATGGCACAATTCATAATAAAAAAATCTCAAAAGTGAATCCTGCACTCATGGCATCTTTTATTCAATATCCATGGCCTGGAAATATTAGAGAGTTATTCAATGTATTAGAACGGCTGGTGATTTTAGCTGATAGTGACCAATTGGGGATCGATAACCTGCCAGCTACCTTCTGCCAATTGGATTTTCCTATGGAAAGTATAGATCCCTGTGCTATGGAAGGCAGTTTGTTGGAAAAAACGATAAGCCTAGAAAAAGAAGTGATTGCTAAAGTTTTGGCAGAATTCCATTTTAATAAAGCAGCTGCAGCAAAAAAACTCGGTATCCCTCGCAGCACCTTATATTACAAAATGCAGAAGCTGGGACTAGAATGTCAATAA
- a CDS encoding (2Fe-2S)-binding protein: protein MRIVNHPILTFPKQDMVTFTLNGQTIEGIAGEPIAAALHAADVKVLRHSHGRHRPRGLFCAIGNCSSCLMTVDKIPNVRVCIEPLRAGMVVETQEGKGKIV, encoded by the coding sequence ATGAGAATTGTCAACCATCCAATACTGACATTTCCAAAACAAGATATGGTGACCTTCACATTGAATGGTCAAACGATAGAGGGAATAGCGGGAGAGCCAATTGCTGCTGCACTACATGCGGCTGATGTAAAGGTATTGCGTCATAGTCATGGACGTCACCGTCCTCGTGGTCTTTTTTGTGCCATTGGCAACTGTTCATCTTGTTTGATGACAGTAGATAAAATTCCGAATGTACGGGTTTGTATTGAGCCCCTTCGCGCTGGTATGGTAGTAGAGACCCAAGAAGGGAAGGGGAAGATCGTATGA
- a CDS encoding NAD(P)/FAD-dependent oxidoreductase: MITTEILIIGAGPAGLMAAIHAAEAGAKVLLVERADRLGGQLIKQTHKFFGSKAEFAGERGMDIAEKLINWSSDISGITIWKNAVVLGIYPDGVVTISHEGAFCTVSPKKIIIATGASEKTMAFPNNDLPGIYGAGAVQTLMNVHGVIPAKRILMIGAGNIGVIVAYQLLQAGVEVAGIVEAAPQVGGYRVHAAKLQRHGVPIYTSHSIQSAHGDSCLEGVTICRLDEQWQPIEGSEQYIAVDGLCLAVGLSPLTELLWQAGCEMKFAAELGGYVPLRDANMKTTHENIYVAGDVSGVEEASAAMVEGKLAGLYVASVLGHKKDSFTKEFQTAKSQLSALRSGPASVKICTGLSKVVLEEVG, translated from the coding sequence ATGATAACAACAGAGATCTTAATCATAGGAGCTGGTCCGGCTGGTTTAATGGCTGCCATTCATGCTGCAGAGGCTGGTGCAAAAGTACTGCTTGTCGAACGGGCAGATCGTTTGGGCGGGCAGTTAATAAAACAAACTCATAAATTTTTTGGTTCAAAAGCAGAATTTGCCGGAGAACGTGGAATGGATATAGCTGAAAAATTGATCAACTGGAGCTCAGATATTTCAGGTATCACCATATGGAAGAACGCTGTAGTACTGGGAATCTATCCAGATGGCGTAGTTACGATTTCCCATGAAGGTGCTTTTTGCACAGTCAGTCCTAAAAAAATTATTATTGCAACGGGCGCTTCGGAAAAAACTATGGCTTTTCCTAATAATGATCTGCCAGGCATTTATGGCGCAGGGGCAGTCCAAACCTTAATGAATGTTCACGGAGTAATACCGGCAAAAAGGATACTCATGATTGGTGCTGGCAATATTGGTGTGATTGTAGCCTATCAATTACTGCAGGCGGGTGTTGAAGTTGCAGGCATTGTAGAAGCGGCACCCCAAGTTGGCGGTTATCGTGTTCATGCTGCTAAGCTGCAGCGTCATGGTGTACCCATTTATACATCTCATTCGATACAATCAGCCCATGGCGATTCCTGTTTGGAAGGTGTTACGATTTGCCGACTGGACGAACAATGGCAGCCGATTGAGGGAAGTGAACAATATATTGCTGTAGATGGGCTCTGTTTGGCGGTAGGATTAAGCCCCTTGACAGAACTGTTGTGGCAGGCGGGCTGTGAAATGAAGTTTGCAGCAGAATTAGGCGGTTATGTACCATTGCGTGATGCCAATATGAAAACAACTCATGAGAATATCTATGTAGCTGGTGATGTTTCAGGAGTCGAAGAAGCCTCAGCAGCTATGGTAGAAGGAAAATTGGCAGGCTTGTATGTTGCATCTGTTTTAGGACATAAAAAAGATTCGTTTACAAAAGAGTTTCAGACTGCAAAATCACAACTGAGTGCCTTGCGCTCTGGTCCAGCAAGTGTGAAGATTTGTACGGGACTTAGCAAAGTTGTTTTAGAGGAGGTTGGATAA
- a CDS encoding 4Fe-4S binding protein, with amino-acid sequence MPSQERFAKGPIALFECMQQIPCNPCADACPRGAITVKEINDCPSLNEELCNGCGVCMTHCPGLSIFVVDYTYGKDAALVKIPYEFSPLPEAKTVVDALNRQGQCIGTAQVIRVQTSPNKTNIIWLSVPRELAMEVRSIHLKKGETS; translated from the coding sequence ATGCCATCACAAGAACGTTTTGCGAAAGGTCCAATCGCTTTATTTGAATGTATGCAGCAAATCCCCTGTAATCCTTGTGCTGATGCTTGCCCACGGGGTGCCATTACCGTAAAAGAAATTAATGACTGTCCTTCTTTAAATGAAGAACTTTGCAATGGCTGTGGAGTGTGTATGACTCACTGCCCTGGGTTGTCTATCTTTGTTGTTGACTATACTTATGGAAAAGATGCGGCCTTAGTTAAAATTCCCTATGAATTTTCTCCTTTGCCGGAAGCGAAAACCGTTGTTGATGCTTTAAATCGACAAGGTCAATGTATCGGTACCGCCCAGGTCATTCGGGTGCAAACATCACCAAATAAAACTAATATTATTTGGCTGTCTGTGCCCCGGGAATTAGCTATGGAGGTACGCAGCATTCACCTTAAGAAAGGAGAAACATCATGA
- a CDS encoding (2Fe-2S)-binding protein, whose amino-acid sequence MNHNDIIICRCEDITLGEIREQIAQGKHTLEEIKRACRSGMGPCQGRTCAPLIVSEIAKATGKPVAQIPLPTFRPSTSPIKMASLLGGDQHD is encoded by the coding sequence ATGAACCATAATGATATTATTATCTGTCGTTGTGAAGATATAACCTTAGGGGAGATTAGAGAGCAGATTGCACAGGGAAAACATACTCTGGAAGAAATAAAAAGAGCTTGCCGTTCCGGAATGGGCCCTTGCCAAGGAAGAACTTGTGCTCCTCTTATTGTGAGTGAAATTGCCAAGGCCACAGGAAAGCCTGTCGCACAGATTCCTCTGCCTACGTTTCGTCCTTCTACCTCTCCCATTAAGATGGCTTCTTTGTTAGGAGGAGATCAACATGATTAA
- a CDS encoding NAD(P)/FAD-dependent oxidoreductase: MIKNADVVVIGGGVIGCSTAYNLAKLGAGKVVVLEKNYLASGATGRCGAGMRMQWGTETNCLLSRESVKMLSHLPELLNVDVDIEFTQNGYLMPAYSEKMAEQFKKNLVLQNSLNIPARWVTPEESLEIVPFLNTKGMFGATYCAEDGHCNPFKVTEAYAQAAKNLNVEIYTDTEVQGIITKNGKIISVRTNQGNIQTDTVVNAAGGYAKTVGRMVGVELPIFPERHEILVTEPVEPTMGPMVMSFYHNLYCQQSPHGSFIMGIGHPNEPESYNIKSSWQFLRDMAERLVEILPPLAGLNVVRQWAGLYDMCPDRTPILGSSPALNRFFTAAGFSGHGFMISPITGQLMAEMVVGKPTAFPIQMFDAGRFDRGELFIEPSVV, encoded by the coding sequence ATGATTAAGAATGCAGATGTTGTGGTAATTGGCGGCGGTGTCATCGGCTGTTCCACTGCCTATAACTTAGCTAAATTAGGTGCAGGTAAAGTAGTCGTATTAGAAAAGAATTATTTAGCCAGTGGTGCTACAGGGCGCTGCGGTGCAGGCATGCGAATGCAATGGGGCACAGAGACCAATTGTCTTTTGTCTCGTGAAAGTGTTAAGATGCTCTCCCATTTACCAGAATTGCTGAATGTGGATGTAGATATTGAATTTACCCAAAATGGTTATTTAATGCCCGCTTATTCGGAGAAAATGGCAGAACAATTTAAAAAGAATTTGGTACTGCAAAATTCTCTTAACATTCCTGCACGTTGGGTGACGCCAGAGGAATCTTTGGAAATTGTCCCTTTTTTGAATACAAAAGGAATGTTTGGCGCTACCTATTGTGCAGAAGATGGCCATTGTAATCCTTTTAAAGTAACAGAAGCTTATGCCCAAGCTGCTAAAAATTTAAATGTTGAGATTTATACTGATACGGAAGTGCAAGGCATTATAACGAAGAACGGTAAAATTATTTCCGTCCGCACCAATCAAGGCAATATTCAAACGGATACGGTTGTAAATGCGGCAGGAGGTTATGCAAAGACTGTCGGCCGTATGGTTGGCGTTGAACTTCCAATTTTTCCAGAACGTCATGAAATTTTGGTAACAGAACCTGTAGAACCTACTATGGGACCCATGGTTATGAGCTTTTATCACAATTTGTATTGTCAGCAAAGTCCTCATGGCAGTTTTATTATGGGAATTGGTCATCCAAATGAACCGGAAAGTTATAATATAAAATCCAGTTGGCAGTTCTTACGTGATATGGCTGAGCGGCTTGTGGAAATTCTGCCGCCTTTGGCAGGGCTAAATGTCGTTCGGCAATGGGCGGGATTATATGATATGTGTCCTGACCGCACACCGATATTAGGCAGCAGTCCTGCGCTCAATCGTTTCTTCACTGCTGCAGGCTTTAGTGGTCATGGTTTCATGATTTCACCTATCACAGGTCAATTAATGGCAGAGATGGTAGTGGGAAAACCTACGGCCTTTCCTATCCAAATGTTTGATGCTGGGCGGTTTGACCGCGGAGAGTTATTTATAGAGCCATCTGTTGTGTGA
- the pruA gene encoding L-glutamate gamma-semialdehyde dehydrogenase, producing MITEYKNEPFTNFGLPENKAAMEKALAGVQLEKASHYPLVIGGETVDTEARITSINPSNTSEIVGTVARANIDLAEKAVQAANKAFASWQYVDPAERSLYLFKASAILRRRKFEFSAWLVEEAGKTWAEADADTAEAIDFMEYYARQMDKYAKGMEVIPYPGEQNECAYIPLGVGVVIPPWNFPLAILAGMTAAAIVAGNTVIMKPASSTPVIAAKFMQLWEEVSLPAGVVNYLPGSGGTIGDYLVSHAQVRFINFTGSKEVGLRINKLAADLSPGQKWIKRVVAEMGGKDSIVVDSEADLEEAAAGIVASAFGFQGQKCSACSRAIIVKDVYDAVLAKVVEKTKALKIGAASSPESNIGPVIDENSYKKILSYIEIGKTEGKLECGGSTAGDQGYFIAPTVFSGISPEARISQEEIFGPVLAVIPADDFDHALAIANGTEYGLTGAVYSKSRAKLEKARREFHVGNLYFNRKCTGALVGVHPFGGFNLSGTDSKAGGADYLLLFLQAKSICEKL from the coding sequence ATGATTACAGAATACAAAAATGAACCTTTTACTAACTTTGGTCTGCCAGAAAACAAAGCTGCTATGGAAAAGGCATTGGCTGGGGTGCAGTTGGAAAAAGCTTCTCATTACCCACTTGTTATCGGCGGAGAAACTGTTGATACAGAAGCGCGTATTACGTCGATTAATCCTTCCAACACATCTGAAATTGTTGGTACCGTTGCCCGGGCCAATATAGATTTAGCTGAAAAAGCAGTGCAGGCCGCCAATAAAGCATTTGCTTCATGGCAGTATGTAGACCCCGCAGAACGATCTTTGTATTTGTTTAAAGCTTCTGCTATTTTACGCCGGCGTAAATTTGAGTTTTCCGCTTGGTTAGTGGAAGAGGCAGGAAAAACATGGGCGGAAGCGGATGCCGATACTGCAGAAGCAATCGATTTTATGGAATACTATGCTCGCCAAATGGATAAGTATGCAAAAGGCATGGAAGTAATACCTTATCCTGGAGAACAGAATGAGTGTGCCTATATTCCTCTCGGTGTTGGTGTTGTAATTCCACCATGGAATTTTCCTTTAGCCATTTTAGCAGGAATGACAGCAGCAGCTATTGTAGCTGGTAATACGGTGATTATGAAGCCTGCAAGCTCAACGCCTGTAATTGCTGCTAAATTTATGCAGTTGTGGGAAGAAGTCTCTTTGCCTGCTGGTGTTGTGAATTATCTTCCCGGCAGCGGTGGAACGATTGGCGATTATTTGGTATCTCATGCTCAAGTGCGCTTTATTAATTTTACAGGTTCTAAAGAAGTCGGACTTCGCATTAACAAGTTAGCTGCTGATTTGTCCCCAGGGCAGAAATGGATTAAAAGAGTCGTAGCTGAAATGGGCGGTAAAGATTCTATTGTTGTAGACAGTGAAGCTGATCTTGAAGAAGCAGCAGCTGGAATTGTTGCATCTGCCTTTGGTTTTCAGGGACAAAAATGTTCTGCCTGCTCTCGTGCTATTATCGTGAAAGATGTATATGATGCAGTACTGGCGAAGGTAGTAGAAAAGACGAAAGCACTTAAGATTGGTGCTGCCAGCAGCCCTGAAAGTAATATTGGTCCTGTAATCGATGAAAACTCTTATAAAAAGATTTTAAGCTATATCGAAATTGGTAAAACAGAAGGAAAACTAGAGTGCGGTGGATCTACGGCTGGTGATCAAGGCTACTTTATTGCACCAACTGTATTTTCAGGGATTTCTCCCGAGGCCCGCATTTCCCAAGAAGAGATATTTGGGCCCGTGCTTGCGGTGATTCCTGCTGATGACTTTGACCATGCTCTTGCTATTGCCAATGGTACTGAATATGGCCTTACTGGCGCTGTGTATTCAAAGAGCCGTGCTAAACTGGAAAAGGCTCGCCGTGAATTTCATGTAGGCAATCTATATTTTAACCGTAAGTGCACAGGTGCTTTAGTCGGTGTTCATCCTTTTGGCGGTTTTAATTTGTCAGGTACAGACTCTAAAGCGGGCGGTGCTGACTATTTATTGCTCTTTTTACAAGCAAAATCGATTTGTGAAAAGTTATAA
- a CDS encoding ABC transporter substrate-binding protein, whose product MFKRMNAKWLSLFVVAILVAGLVAGCGGSASKDIKIGVVYELTGNTASFGTAAANGAKLAFKEINANGGVLGKQIQIAVADNKGEPSESSNAMTKVISQDKVIAVTGFTTSSNGIAGSTVAEANKIPFVAAATTNPKVTLDENTGKVKNYTFRVCFIDPFQGTVGANFVLNSLKAKNAAVMIDNSSDYSKGLSKFFKDAFTKGGGSIAIEEAYLQNDQDFKTLLTKIKASNPDVIYVPGYYGEVGKIIKQAREIGITVPFVGGDGWDSPKLAEIGGPDALNNTYFTNHYSVEDNSPKSKAFLDAFQKEYGQVPDAMAVLGYDAAYALVDAIKRANSTDSEKIREALANTKDFQGVTGSLTLNDTHDAIKSAVIIEMKNGKQVYKETVKP is encoded by the coding sequence GTGTTTAAAAGAATGAATGCTAAATGGTTATCTTTATTCGTTGTTGCTATTTTAGTTGCTGGACTAGTAGCTGGGTGTGGTGGAAGTGCTAGCAAAGACATTAAAATTGGTGTTGTGTATGAATTGACAGGAAATACTGCATCCTTTGGTACAGCTGCTGCCAATGGCGCGAAACTGGCATTTAAAGAAATCAATGCTAATGGTGGCGTTTTGGGCAAACAAATCCAAATCGCAGTTGCCGATAACAAAGGTGAACCATCTGAATCCTCTAATGCAATGACAAAAGTTATTTCTCAAGATAAAGTAATTGCTGTTACTGGTTTTACTACCAGCTCTAACGGTATTGCAGGTTCAACCGTTGCTGAAGCGAATAAAATCCCATTTGTCGCCGCTGCAACAACGAATCCTAAAGTAACCTTAGATGAGAATACTGGAAAAGTTAAAAACTATACCTTCCGCGTATGTTTTATTGATCCTTTCCAAGGTACTGTAGGAGCAAATTTCGTATTAAACTCTCTTAAAGCTAAAAATGCTGCTGTCATGATTGATAACTCTAGCGATTACAGCAAAGGCTTATCTAAATTCTTTAAAGATGCTTTTACTAAGGGCGGCGGTAGCATAGCTATCGAAGAAGCGTATTTACAAAATGACCAGGATTTCAAAACGCTGTTAACAAAAATTAAAGCTTCGAATCCAGATGTAATTTATGTGCCTGGCTATTACGGCGAAGTAGGAAAAATCATAAAACAGGCTCGTGAAATCGGTATCACCGTACCATTTGTTGGCGGCGATGGCTGGGATTCACCTAAACTGGCTGAAATCGGTGGACCAGATGCTCTTAATAATACGTACTTTACAAATCACTATTCTGTAGAAGATAACAGTCCTAAATCAAAAGCATTCCTTGATGCTTTCCAAAAAGAATATGGTCAAGTGCCAGATGCAATGGCTGTTCTAGGTTATGATGCAGCTTATGCTTTAGTAGATGCCATTAAACGGGCTAACAGCACGGATTCCGAAAAAATTCGTGAAGCACTTGCCAATACAAAAGATTTCCAAGGTGTAACTGGTTCCTTAACATTAAATGATACCCATGATGCAATCAAAAGCGCTGTAATTATTGAAATGAAAAATGGTAAACAAGTATATAAAGAAACTGTAAAACCTTAA
- a CDS encoding DeoR/GlpR family DNA-binding transcription regulator, whose product MKEDRINELQNYILEKERASIEELCSVFNVSKNTMRRDINQLESQGKIKKVYGGIILTDKKTTEPFESREVKNKDAKLIIAKLASTLIEDGDIIYIDSGTTTMHMIPYLSDVKNLTIVTNNLHVILKSLPYQNLNVISTGGTLFRRTNSFVDSGAVSSLKKYNISKAFLATTGISIAKGITNSSSLEYDIKKYIVEHCDKKILLADDTKLGKVSLITYYDLKDIQVFVTNQKPDDEYTDFFRSNHITLIAP is encoded by the coding sequence GTGAAAGAAGATAGAATTAACGAACTTCAAAACTATATTCTTGAAAAAGAACGAGCTTCCATTGAAGAGCTTTGCAGCGTGTTCAATGTTTCCAAAAACACAATGAGAAGAGATATTAATCAGCTAGAGTCTCAAGGCAAAATTAAAAAAGTCTATGGCGGCATTATTTTAACAGACAAGAAAACGACTGAGCCCTTTGAATCCAGAGAAGTCAAAAACAAAGATGCCAAATTAATTATCGCAAAACTTGCTAGTACATTAATTGAAGATGGGGATATCATTTATATCGACTCTGGGACAACTACGATGCATATGATACCTTACTTGTCAGATGTCAAGAATCTAACCATTGTCACCAATAATTTACATGTGATATTAAAATCTCTCCCGTATCAGAACTTAAATGTGATTTCTACAGGGGGAACACTGTTTAGAAGAACGAATTCTTTTGTTGATTCAGGAGCAGTAAGCTCCTTGAAAAAATATAATATTTCTAAAGCTTTTTTAGCTACAACAGGGATCTCAATTGCAAAAGGAATCACAAACTCCTCATCTCTTGAGTACGATATAAAAAAATATATTGTAGAACACTGCGATAAAAAAATACTATTGGCAGATGATACGAAGCTCGGTAAAGTATCGTTAATAACGTATTACGACTTAAAAGATATACAAGTATTTGTAACTAATCAAAAACCAGATGATGAATATACGGACTTCTTTAGGAGCAATCATATTACATTAATTGCTCCTTAG